From the genome of Chanos chanos chromosome 5, fChaCha1.1, whole genome shotgun sequence, one region includes:
- the patl2 gene encoding protein PAT1 homolog 2 codes for MTFFKDKAENRAPEPDWPEEGGQWSDGEGGEMEECGLLQEMVEEDEEIDLYNEETFGLDMGAENPEADSTDILLVRGDQSPAPPSSPPPSPATPSPPRPRPILQDTASLRNRGRSQRGRLGRGQMFEDPAVMKTVKGRPSLKSLDSAIVDCGISSYWEDLESDAWVMPLYGANRQNAGSILQDRAIVGVIDRHAHARIPATSSFLSSLRPFSPTRGRRGLLRGQPPVRSFGQRSPSQLHLNPVMPCSPLHPQRPFASQQPYNQSRSFLSPSHPRTPTPQPLTPKMMQLRFGANSPSPAPFYSPSSNPVQRFRFPGPVTQLHPQHKRLLSQRQQRTYRKPESWDPFSQLMSVKEKEWIIRLQMIQLQSENPHLDDYYYQEYYQRMEAKIAEEEMLGDRSKREPPKLTTPYVTKTVSYTPVVHIEGSLGQVAVSTCFSPRRAIDAVHAHSPEEQKDTRQRLEVLHSLEKMYMVLLEVEEADRRKSRAPNEVEERRLMENMERRVQQIYSWLRNPNQLESGEEFLPCLLVSKGKKLLARLLPFLSHDAALHVVGVVTAQLPILMSRDTDETLPVLYPALRTVIGGLSFSQLIGVLKEFTTLLPESKDTRLTLACQNKFGLSLLYALLSQGERLLSSDIPMEPTIGDFETWTDTVFLVARQLSQTSLVEPLLLPSNLLTLFCRYLDKRTVHQLKSNMESATGYLAVAS; via the exons ATGACGTTTTTCAAGGATAAAGCGGAAAACCGCGCTCCGGAGCCCGACTGGCCAGAGGAAGGAGGCCAgtggagtgatggagagggcggagagatggaggagtgcGGGCTCCTGCAGGAGATGgtggaggaggatgaagagatTGATCTATACAATGAAGAGACATTTGGTCTAG ACATGGGCGCAGAGAATCCCGAGGCAGATTCCACTGACATTCTGCTTGTTCGTGGTGACCAGTCGCCAGCCCCACCTTCAtcacctccaccctctccagCTACACCATCTCCTCCAAGGCCTAGACCTATACTTCAGGATACTGCTAGCCTGAGGAACAGAGGCAGATCCCAGAGAGGAAGACTGGGGCGAGGGCAGATGTTTGAAGACCCAGCAGTGATGAAAACAGTAAAGGGTCGTCCTAGCTTAAAG AGTCTGGACAGTGCCATTGTGGACTGTGGTATCAGTTCCTACTGGGAGGATCTTGAGTCCGATGCA TGGGTTATGCCATTATATGGTGCCAATAGACAGAATGCAGGATCTATACTGcag GACAGAGCCATTGTTGGAGTGATTGACAGGCATGCACATGCCAGGATCCCAGCAACCTCTAGTTTCCTGTCCTCACTCAGACCATTTTCACCCACCAGGGGGCGAAGAGGGTTACTGAGAGGACAACCTCCTGTCAGATCTTTTGGCCAAAGAAGCCCATCTCAG CTACACTTGAATCCAGTGATGCCTTGCTCCCCTCTCCACCCACAAAGACCTTTTGCTTCCCAGCAGCCTTATAACCAG tCAAGAAGTTTCCTGTCCCCTTCACATCCTCGCACACCCACCCCTCAACCCCTCACACCCAAAATGATGCAGCTGCGGTTTGGTGCCAACTCCCCCAGTCCTGCTCCTTTCTATAGTCCCTCCTCCAACCCTGTGCAGAGATTTAG GTTCCCAGGCCCTGTGACACAGCTTCATCCTCAGCATAAACGCCTCTTGAGTCAGCGCCAGCAGAGGACATACAG AAAGCCGGAGAGTTGGGACCCCTTTTCTCAACTCATGTCTGTTAAAGAGAAGGAATGGATAATCAGACTGCAGATGATACAGCTACAGAGTGAGAACCCACACCTGGATGATTACTATTACCAG GAGTACTACCAGAGAATGGAGGCTAAGATAGCTGAGGAAGAGATGTTGGGTGATCGATCAAAGAGGGAGCCACCCAAACTGACAACCCCATACGTCACCAAGACAGTCTCATATACACCAG tggtccATATTGAGGGTTCTCTGGGGCAGGTTGCCGTGTcaacatgtttttctcctcGGAGGGCGATTGATGCTGTCCATGCACACTCACCTGAG GAGCAGAAAGACACCAGACAGAGGTTGGAAGTGCTGCACAGCCTTGAAAAG ATGTATATGGTATTGTTGGAGGTAGAGGAGGCTGACAGAAGGAAGTCTAGAGCACCAAATGaagtagaggagaggaggctTATGGAGAACATGGAGAGAAGGGTGCAGCAGATCTACAGCTGGCTACGCAACCCCAACCAGCT TGAGTCAGGAGAGGAGTTTCTACCCTGTCTCCTAGTCTCAAAAGGGAAGAAGCTTTTGGCCAGGCTCCTCCCCTTCCTGTCACATGATGCTGCATTGCATGTCGTGGGTGTGGTAACAGCACAACTGCCAATATTGAtgagcagagacacagatgag ACACTTCCTGTTTTGTATCCTGCACTTCGCACTGTTATTGGTGGCTTGTCCTTCAGTCAGCTCATTGGTGTCCTTAAGGAGTTTACCACATTGCTGCCTGAGTCTAAAGACACACGTCTCACCCTGGCCTGCCAGAACAAG tttggtctctctctgttgtatgCCCTGCTCTCTCAGGGAGAGAGGCTCCTCTCTTCAGACATCCCCATGGAGCCCACCATTGGAGACTTTGAGAcctg